A segment of the Scomber japonicus isolate fScoJap1 chromosome 5, fScoJap1.pri, whole genome shotgun sequence genome:
TAATATGACTGTAAAGGTGGACAGCAGAGGTCAGTGGAGGGTCACCCTACCTTTGGCATTGGGGTATTTTTTGAGCTCCTGCTGCAGAGCGTCCAGTGGGAATGGACACAGCTCCTCCAAGCGGATGAGAGCCGTGTTCTGGTTGGCTACGGCCTCCCTCTGCTTCAGCAAGGCGTAGTAATGCTTCCCCGAGCACAGCACCACCCTCTGGACACTGTGTGGAACAACAAAACATTGGTCTAGACTTCATATTTGTGTTACTTATGTTTCTTTCTAGTTTTAGCAGGTTACATTAAGGACTACTCAAAAAACTAGTCTGTGAACATTTCATTGACGACATTTGAAGCCTTTAAACTCTGAGTCTCCCTAcagattaaataataaaaaggctcAGAGTTTTCATGATCACCAAAACCTTGTGATTTTGTACCTTTCTGCTGCAACTGAAGTGTCACCTATCACTGATCTGAAAGATGTTCCAGGTGCCAGTTCAGCCAGACTGGATGCAGCCCCCTGGGGAAAGAACAAACACTATTtagcctctttttctttcttttaatctataaacaaacaataaaatatttacagtactTACAGAAAATCTCAAAAGCATCTTGGGTCCAACCACAATGAGAGGTTTGCGGAAGTTACGGATCATCTGTCTCCTCAGCAGGTGGAAGTACTGGGCGGAGGTGGTGGGGTTGACCAGAGACATGTTCACATTATCGCCATCCACACCCTCCTCTTTACTGTCACACATCTGAGAGACACACGAGGACAAGTTAGCAATCATTTACAATTCAGGTGAAGTGTTAATCTGCCAGCTTGTTAACTTGCAGCCTCTTTAACATTTATCACAACATGTGGATGATAAATAATTTAGTAGCGGCACTGGAGACTCAGAGGTCCTGGTTGTCAGTTAACAAAtaacagcagagacagagttCTCCTCTGAACTCAGGAGCGCTGTCCTCTCCTTTTGTAACCATGCCTAAAACTGTTCTTTTCACTATTCACCATACAAGGAATTCAATGTAAAGGACTACAGTATGCAAGAACAGCAGAAACTACTCTGCTCATTCTTCTCATCCACCAACAGACATCTAAATTtatatttcctctgttttttcaATATATGATTGTGTAAGACTTCTCATGCTGCATTGTGGATCCACTATATGTAATATTACAACTTTTACTTAGCGCTcacacaacaaatacacaagCTCCAAAATCACACCCTATTCACCATGAATTGCACTATATCCCTCCCATTTATTTATAGTGTTCATTTATGCACTATACATGTCGTTTCCTCAGGAAGTAATGTCCATACAACCCTGCTAACAaccccacaatgcaatgcaatgTGTCACATTTCATAGCTGTGAAAATAACTACACCTGTCAGAGATGACGCACGATGACTCATGAGTCATGAATGTCTAAAATTTTGATTTCCTGCTCACTACAGAATAAACTGTTGAGTGTTTATTATAGAGATAAAGAATGAGAGAATAAAGAGATGATTTTTGATAAAACCTCATTGATGATGTCTTTTGTCTGCTGATTGCTGGTGACTGTTTAAGACACATTGCATCTGTTCTCTTGATTTGCTATTGATAGCGCCTGTTAGTGGCCTGCAAATACAATTGCACTGCTTATCTTTGTACTGAGAACAGTTCACACAGTACTGTATTATGGCACAAATCACTATTTTAAATTGTAGAGGCCATTTTGATAAATGCCTAAGATGATCCTACAATatgaaatgtttctcttttttgttgttttcaaagCCATCTTGCCCTTCTTAACGGGGCAAATAGTAGCACATAAAACTCATTTATAAAAACctgaattaaaaaaagtataaaattgagcttaaatagtttttaagaataaaaagatAACCTTTAAACTGGCTGGCCGGTTAAACATTAAGCTACCATGAAACTTCAAGGGTGTTTTTGGTTCATCATTAAGCAGCAGTGGGTGGGTTAAGATGATTTTCAGTAGGTAGTTAGTGTCCAGCAGACCTGCAGGAAGCGCTCCATACGGCAGGACGAGTGTTCAGGTCCTGCTCCGTCGTAGCCATGAGGCAGCAGGATCACCATCCCACACTGTAGCAGCCATTTGGCCTCACCTGTGAACATAACCATTTGACATCTCAATCTTATTTTCAAAATGATCAAGATAATATTGGCCAAGGTAATGTTAGTAACTGTGACTATTTATGGCAAACGTGTCAGGCAAGGAGTTTACCTCCAGAGATGAAAGTATCAAAGATGATCTGCGCCCCGTTGAAGAAGTCTCCAAACTGAGCCTCCCAGATGGGCAGGAGCTTTGGCTGTGCGACACTCATCCCGTATTCAAATCCAAGCACCGCCTCTTCAGAAAGTGGGCTGTTacacacctaaacacacacacacacacacacacacacacacacacacagagacatcaCAATACACGCATGGATGAAGTCATTTTACAAAAGGTGGTAAGAATTATCAAGATAAATATGTCATAATTTAGAAACAGATTAGGGTTTAATCTGCTTTATAAGGGTCTTACCTCCAGGAAACCTTTCTGCTCAGGGCTGATGTGGTTTAGAGGGATGTGCATGTCATTGGTGTCTTGACAGACCACCATGGCGTGCCGCTGACTGAACGTGCCTCTTCCCACATCCTGGCCACTGATACGGATATTAAAGCCTGCAACAATAATTTGTTATTTTCAAATGTATATCCAATAAACATCTGATAACATGCAATGATTCCCACAATGATTGGAAATATTTTCTGACACACTGACCTTGGCAGAGGAGGGAGCCGAAAGCCAAAGCCTCTGCTGTGGACCAGTCCAGTTTGGTCCCCTCTTCCAGTTTGAGCAACCGAGCCTGAGAATAAAATCAGAGGAACATAAAATCATCTATCTGCTGCCACAGCTGTTAGAGTTGTTCTGATATTGATGGCAATATTGGGAATGCCTCCAATCTTGCCTAAAATGCTGGATCGGGTATTGGCGAGTATGCGAGTCTATGCACCGATCTGATACCacataatttattattaaacctgccGCTATTGAAACAGCAACTTTCACAGTTTCGAGTGGTGACAGTAGTGTAGCCAATTTTAACACCAGTAATCTTACAAAGCATTTGAAGATGCATCCCGTGAAAGACAGATATCAGATAACATGCTCATAGGGTTAATACTATACAACTGATATGCAAGTTCAAGTATTGGAATTGGTATCGGGAAGGAGAAAACAGAATCGGAACATCTCTAGCAGCTGTCATCCAATGGAAAATAGAGGCGTGACAGACACGTCAGCCGCACCTGTGCATGGGTCTTTCCGAGGTGGCTGTGCATCTGGATGTGCTCGGGGATGTCGACAGACTTTGCTCCAACAAATTGCAGCAGAGGGATGGGGACACCCGTGTCCCAGGTGGTGACTCGGGCCTGGGGTTCGACCAGATCACCCCAGCGCCCTTGCAGGTTGGTGGGTGGGGGGCTGTACAGGGTCATGTTGGCCAGTTTCTCGTTGAGCAGGCTGTAGTGTTTGGACTTGATCTCGTCACGCTCAGCTTCGGTCATCAGACCCTCAGATATCAGCTGGTCTGAGTAGGAGTCAGGGACACTCTTACGAGAGCTGCAGGGAAACAACAGGGTGACAGAGTTTCATGAGCCTGTATTACTTCCTGTCTTATACATTTTATACGTAGCATTGTTGAAAAGGAGAAATAATATTGTTAGTACCATGTAGCACAAATATAATGTCTGAAACACGAGTTAACCAATTAATCAATAAGTACTTCTGCAGAGAGAGAATTTATGAGCTTTTAAAACCCATTTAAAAGAATATTAccattcacaaaaaaataaattacattataatacATGACAATCAGTCGGCATTAAATGTTTACACATATTCTATATCTCAGAGGGCAATGATTAACCTCAAAGTTAATATTCTCAAGGTAAATTTAACTGACCGGATTATCTTGTACATGGCCGGATTAGTGAAGAAAGGCTCATCCATCTCGTTGTGACCCCACTGACGGTAGCAGATCAGGTCGAGGATCACGTCTTTCCTGAACTTCCGCTGGTACTCCACAGCCAGCCGAGTGGCCCGCAGCACCTCCTCAGCATCATCACCATTTACATGGATCACCGCACAGTTAACCATCTTACCTGTGATACAGATGTGAGCTTTAGTTTCCCATCATAAACACTACCCATGCCTCAATTTTATACGCCATCAGAATcattgaaaaaatataatattatactgATGCTGTGTTTCACTGACCGACATCACTACAGTACAAAGAggatctccctctctctgatgGCGTGGTGTAACCCACTTGGTTGTTCACGATGAGGTGGATGCTCCCACCGACTCTGTAGTGAGGAAGGTTGGAGAGGGTCAAAGTTTCTGGAACAATCCCCTGACCAGTGAAAGAGCCATCGCCGTGGACCTGTAGAGACGAGAACAGAGATCGCCTTAAAAGTCAagttgaaattaaaaatgcctttttaacccttttagatCACCTCCTCAGTCATGTTCTACACCTATTTAACAATATTTGCaaaaacaactacaaaaaataatttctttgtATTCTTATATCAAAACCTAGTCATGTTTTCTTCCTATAAAACAAAGTATGACGTGCTTATGTAGGTTTAAACCAACTAATTTCAACCAATAACACTGTGACATTCacccatcaatcaatcttcaaCTTTCAGTGGTGCAGATCTAAAAATATTCATTATGACCACTTTTCAAAACCTGATGCCTGTCACTTGAAAATTGGTCACAATACAGAAGTTAATATATTCAAAGTCTACAGCTGTTctgaacacacatttgtttctgGACTGACAtgctattattttattactgcaAACTTTATTCTGCCACAGTTACACCTAAATCAGTTTTGTTTGAAAAATATTTGCTAATAAAGCAGTTTGTTCAATTAGCAGTGTCCATCAGTAGCATGTCAGCACTAGAAAACACTCAGAAAGCATACCTCCACCAAGGCTTATTATTTCTTAATGATGAAAATTTTTACAAATTTGTATTTGAATCGGAATTTACATGTGCCAGATTTCCTTCATTAAACTAAAGTGCATCGGTTAATGTGAAAAGAgcaaagacatttaaaacaaatgcttAAAAACTCTTGACATTCTGCACCTAGTTTTTTAATCCaagaaaacaaattaagaaAACCCACGCaatcctttttctttcattttattctgttgttgtttttattgacttGTAAAGAGTACAGAGACTCTCTGGGTGATGTTCGGCTGAATAAatccattacatttttttatttattttatgtctttgcTTTAATTATGTTGCCTACTatgtttgcttgtttgcttatttttgtggattacataacttttgtATTCACATGTGTTAGAACACATATTGAAGTGAGATTCTTTGTATAAGCATCCAGGAGTTTTCGAAATCTCACCTGCACAATTTGTTTCTTCTCCTTTGCTTctgctgctttgttttaatgtgtaaataaatataactaaataaaaGTTGAAGTGGATTtctatttaatgttttgataGTTTTATCAATCACTTTATATGTGACTATAGTTGAATAATAAAAGTTTGGACTGCTTCCTTACTTTTAAAGTGTAGTCTGACTGTGTGACACATCTTTGTGCCAGTGGTTGTGAACCTGTACCTGCAGACAGACGACCTGGTCCCCTGGCTGGGCCTTGTCTTCAGGTGAATAGT
Coding sequences within it:
- the dhtkd1 gene encoding 2-oxoadipate dehydrogenase complex component E1, which codes for MSALLFLKKSLSRLPPGVARQVVGCCYHTEKGVYGYRPKPTDWDQKLQSDHIAALNQDHALARLVQAYRAHGHKAAKINPLLPQKPVADNVPEIDMLTGTIRGQLNTSGLRHFGKTEASVEEVRAYLEEAYCGHLSVETNQLGSLEEQEWFADRFEELKKESFSPEDRKQLAKIMLESQEFDHFLATKFATVKRYGGEGAESMMGFFYELFHHSAHTGVTDIIIGMPHRGRLNLLTGLLKFPPELMFRKMRGLSEFPETSPAIGDVLSHLTSSVELDFGAGHPLHVTMLPNPSHLEAINPVAQGKARARQQLRQEGDYSPEDKAQPGDQVVCLQVHGDGSFTGQGIVPETLTLSNLPHYRVGGSIHLIVNNQVGYTTPSERGRSSLYCSDVGKMVNCAVIHVNGDDAEEVLRATRLAVEYQRKFRKDVILDLICYRQWGHNEMDEPFFTNPAMYKIIRSRKSVPDSYSDQLISEGLMTEAERDEIKSKHYSLLNEKLANMTLYSPPPTNLQGRWGDLVEPQARVTTWDTGVPIPLLQFVGAKSVDIPEHIQMHSHLGKTHAQARLLKLEEGTKLDWSTAEALAFGSLLCQGFNIRISGQDVGRGTFSQRHAMVVCQDTNDMHIPLNHISPEQKGFLEVCNSPLSEEAVLGFEYGMSVAQPKLLPIWEAQFGDFFNGAQIIFDTFISGGEAKWLLQCGMVILLPHGYDGAGPEHSSCRMERFLQMCDSKEEGVDGDNVNMSLVNPTTSAQYFHLLRRQMIRNFRKPLIVVGPKMLLRFSGAASSLAELAPGTSFRSVIGDTSVAAESVQRVVLCSGKHYYALLKQREAVANQNTALIRLEELCPFPLDALQQELKKYPNAKEFVWSQEEPQNMGPWSFVAPRFEKQLACRLRLVSRPALPAPAVGIGTIHNQQQEAILTATFS